From a region of the Etheostoma cragini isolate CJK2018 chromosome 20, CSU_Ecrag_1.0, whole genome shotgun sequence genome:
- the dnal1 gene encoding dynein light chain 1, axonemal, whose product MAKATTVREALAKWEEKAGEKVGEAKAIKLYGQVPPIEKMDASLSTLTNCEKLSLSTNCIEKITNLNGLKNLRILSLGRNNIKALTGLETVGDTLEELWISYNLIEKLKGIQSMKNLKVLYMANNLVKEWGEFVRLADLPCLVDLVFVGNPLEEKHSAEGNWMDEASKKLPHLKKLDGTPVIKDVVEGD is encoded by the exons ATG GCCAAAGCAACGACTGTGAGAGAAGCACTGGCCAAATGG gagGAGAAGGCAGGCGAGAAAGTGGGCGAGGCTAAAGCCATAAAACTGTATGGTCAGGTCCCTCCTATAGAGAAGATGGATGCCTCTCTCTCCACACTCACCAATTGCGA AAAGCTCTCTCTGTCTACAAACTGCATTGAAAAAATAACCAATCTGAATGGCCTGA AGAACTTGAGGATATTGTCATTAGGAAGAAATAATATAAAGGCCCTCACTGGGCTG GAGACAGTAGGGGACACATTAGAAGAGTTGTGGATCTCCTATAACTTAATAGAGAAACTGAAGGGAATTCAATCCATGAAGAACTTAAAAGTCCTCTATATGGCCAACAACCTGGTCAAAGAATGGG GAGAGTTTGTGAGGCTAGCTGACCTGCCATGCCTCGTAGACCTGGTGTTTGTTGGAAATCCACTAGAGGAGAAGCATTCAGCTGAGGGAAACTGGATGGATGAAGCCTCTAAAAAACTTCCTCATCTGAAAAAACTAGATG